TCCATCGCTCAGGTCCGCGTGAATATCGAGGATGTCCGCTCGATGTGCAGCAGCGTGGAGTCTGGTGTTGTCGGACATGGCGTCCAACTGTCCGAATCCGATATTTTCTCTGAGTTTCAGATCGAATTTTGCATAGTCCTGAAAAACCGCTGCGACACGACTTTGCACTTCTTCGGGTGGTCGTTTATCTATATCTCCATCTACCATATAAATTTCGCCCGAGTCAGGCGCGTATAATCCGATGAGTAGCTTTACCAGTGTTGTTTTGCCGGCTCCATTTTCTCCCACGATTGCGATTTTCTCTCCGGCTTGAATTTGTAAGGTCACATTTTTAACTACGGGATCAGTTCTCGATGGATAGGTGAAAGTAATATCCCGGGCAGTGATGGCGAGTCCCCGTTTTGTGTCGGATGCCTGTTCAATGTGGGGCGCACTGATCTTCTCGGTTGGCTCTTTTTCTTGCTCTTTCGCAAGCGCGAAGAACTCGAACGCATCGCCCAGAAATTCCGAGTGTTCGAGTATATTGCCAACGCTCTGGACGGTGCCCTGTAAAAAATTTTGGAAACGCGTCGCATAACTGATCACCACGGCCAAGTCGCCAATTGTGGCTTGTCCCATGACAACGGAATAGATAATTAGAGATAGCGCACCGGCATAGCTCAGCCATTCCCAAAATCCTCCAAATGCATGATAGCCCGCGTCGCGTTTATAGACGTTTAAGACGTCTTTTTCGCGCGTTCGCCATGAATGCGTCCAACGGTTGTGCAAAAATTTCGATAAATCAAAGAGGCGCACTTCAGCCGCAGCCTGTCTATCTGTGAGCAATTCCTGGTAATAATGTCGCAGTCTGTCGGTCAATGTGTGTTTTCTTTGCACATCGTACACCAGGCGGGCGCGTTTTGATTGCAGGAGAAGAGAGGGGATGATTCCAAGTGCCATAAGTGGAATGATCCACGGATGCACGACAAACAAGGTGCCGGCAATTGAAGCGGCAATGGAAAACTGCCAGAGGGGAAGGAGCATGCCATTGAGCAATTCTGTGAGGCGGTCGCCCAAATTGTTGTTCGCTCGTCGGAGGCAGTCGTAAAACGCACTGTCTTCAAACCGGATGAGCGGCGCGTTGGAGGCTTGTTCATAAATGCGCGATTGTATGTGATGTGTCGCGTGGTCGCGGAGATAGACCATGATGATCGGACGCAGCATATTCATGGTCATTTCAACCAAAATGGCTGCGATGTAGAGGAGCATATAGGTTGGGATATCCCAGGCACTGGGGGTGGGGGATTCGACGAGGGCATTGATCAGCCCCCGCGTAGCCAAGGTATAGGCAATGTAAGAAAATCCCGGTATTACTGTGGTGGCGATTAAAACGACAAAAGCAAGGGGATGGGCACGCCAGAGTTCGAATACCATAGCGACAATAGGGCGCCACAGGTTTGTGCGTTGGGATGATTTTTCCTGGCTCATCGGTACCACCTCGCTTGAGATTCAAATAGCTCTGCGTACTCTCCACCTTCGCGCAATAGCTGATCGTGCGTGCCTTCTTCTATAACGGTTCCTCCGCGAAAGACGAGGATGCGGTCTGCCAAACGCGCTATGCCGAGTCGGTGGGCGATCATCAGTGCGGTGCGTCCAGCAGCGAGTTCTCGAAAGCGTTCAAAAATTGCGAGTTCGGCCATTGGGTCCAGGGCGGCAGTGGGTTCGTCGAGGACGAGTATTTCAGAATTTCGGAAAAAGGCTCTTGCGAGTGCCACGCGCTGCCACTGCCCTCCCGATAGATCGACACCGCCTATTTCGGGACCGATGAGTGTGTCGTATCCCTGAGGCAAAGAGTCGGTTATATCCGCACCCACTTGAACAGCGGCGCGATGGACAGCGTGCTTCTGTTCTTCGGTTTGGATCTGGGATAGGGCGATATTTTCGGCGAGGGAAAGATGGTAGCGGACATAAGATTGCATTACGGCTGAGTACGAATGATAGAGCAGGTGGGGTTCTATGTCCTGATAATCAATACCATCGGCTAAAATCGCGCCTGAATCGGGGCGATAGAGGCCCAATAACAGGCGGACAAAGGTGGTTTTACCCGATCCATTTTCGCCGACAATGGCGACTTTTTCGCCAGCGTTGATTTCGAGATTCAAATTGTGGAGCGCAGGGGTTTCGCTTCCGGGGTAGGTATAGGTCACATTTTTTACGACGATGCCCTGGCGCAAGGGTTTGGGAAATGGTCTGGTATTTTTTGTTGGGTCAGCAGATGGGGCACTGTATTCGGGCAGGTCGAGAAAATGGCGAAGGTCTGACGCATAACCCGATGATTCTCCCAGTTGGCGAAGTGCCAAAACGATCAGATACATGGGGTCGAGTATGCCCGAAACCGCTTGAAAAAAAATCGTATAGAGACCGGGAGATGCATCTACAGACGGACTGACGGCAATATAGTATAAGGCACCTATACTTGCCAGGACGCTGATGCCATACGTCCCAAATTGTTTGAGATCTACCCGGATGGCCTCACGGCGCAACTCATTTCTGGAGTCCCAATAGAGTTTTGTCCATCTGTCGATCAAATACTGTTTCAAATCATAGAGGCGTGCCTCTTTGGCTGTATTGCGGTCAACTATTATGGCGCCGTAATAATCTGCCAAACGCCGCTTAAATGTTTGGCGACTCAAGACAGACCAGACATCTTGACCGCCTTTCATGGCTATCCAGATAGACACCCCTGTAAGCCCTACTACGCCCATCAGGATAAATGGGTGGATGACCCAGAGAACAGCACCATATCCGATGAAGCTGGAGAGGTTGCGCACGACGCTCATGACCTGGTCTAAAATATCAGGTCCTTTTTGTTCGGTTTGAGACATGGCGCGCGTGAGTTCGTCGTAAT
This DNA window, taken from Gemmatimonadota bacterium, encodes the following:
- a CDS encoding ABC transporter ATP-binding protein → MNNPSQPKPIPVFRADRLGTFKQFLNLIWLLRLVMKVAPAPALLWAFTSLIRSLVLPINLWITKYLVDAVVDVVRADGSLNPVFTYLTFLLAGLFIQRLVGWIDPWLSGKFQQAAGRELTRLVIVKAPRLSLEQFEHTGYYDELTRAMSQTEQKGPDILDQVMSVVRNLSSFIGYGAVLWVIHPFILMGVVGLTGVSIWIAMKGGQDVWSVLSRQTFKRRLADYYGAIIVDRNTAKEARLYDLKQYLIDRWTKLYWDSRNELRREAIRVDLKQFGTYGISVLASIGALYYIAVSPSVDASPGLYTIFFQAVSGILDPMYLIVLALRQLGESSGYASDLRHFLDLPEYSAPSADPTKNTRPFPKPLRQGIVVKNVTYTYPGSETPALHNLNLEINAGEKVAIVGENGSGKTTFVRLLLGLYRPDSGAILADGIDYQDIEPHLLYHSYSAVMQSYVRYHLSLAENIALSQIQTEEQKHAVHRAAVQVGADITDSLPQGYDTLIGPEIGGVDLSGGQWQRVALARAFFRNSEILVLDEPTAALDPMAELAIFERFRELAAGRTALMIAHRLGIARLADRILVFRGGTVIEEGTHDQLLREGGEYAELFESQARWYR
- a CDS encoding ABC transporter ATP-binding protein yields the protein MSQEKSSQRTNLWRPIVAMVFELWRAHPLAFVVLIATTVIPGFSYIAYTLATRGLINALVESPTPSAWDIPTYMLLYIAAILVEMTMNMLRPIIMVYLRDHATHHIQSRIYEQASNAPLIRFEDSAFYDCLRRANNNLGDRLTELLNGMLLPLWQFSIAASIAGTLFVVHPWIIPLMALGIIPSLLLQSKRARLVYDVQRKHTLTDRLRHYYQELLTDRQAAAEVRLFDLSKFLHNRWTHSWRTREKDVLNVYKRDAGYHAFGGFWEWLSYAGALSLIIYSVVMGQATIGDLAVVISYATRFQNFLQGTVQSVGNILEHSEFLGDAFEFFALAKEQEKEPTEKISAPHIEQASDTKRGLAITARDITFTYPSRTDPVVKNVTLQIQAGEKIAIVGENGAGKTTLVKLLIGLYAPDSGEIYMVDGDIDKRPPEEVQSRVAAVFQDYAKFDLKLRENIGFGQLDAMSDNTRLHAAAHRADILDIHADLSDGWDGYLGRKFGDRDLSGGQWQKVALGRAYLKDADLVVLDEPTSALDPKAELALFERFVDLTENRTALMISHRLGAARLADRVIVMKDGQIIETGSHEELLKFNGEYARLFSAQAQWYQ